The following proteins come from a genomic window of Phnomibacter ginsenosidimutans:
- a CDS encoding GMC oxidoreductase, translating to MSDTSHIHINTGGKDSHTYDAIVIGSGISGGWAAKELCEQGLRTLVLERGRNVEHIKDYPTYNLDPWQFPHRGRMPKEALDKNPLISKAAGYAEDTAHFFIQDSDHPYIQEKPFDWIRGYQVGGKSLTWGRSCQRWSDWDFTAPVRYGYGIEWPIGYNDIAPWYSYAERFIGVCGTAENIESMPDGEFLPGYELNCIEQQLRRTISNKFKRHYITGRWAQLTEPTALHVQQGRGQCQNRNLCMRGCPFGGYFSSVTCTLPWAQKTNNLTIRPHSVVHSIIYDEQLQKATGVRVVDAQTKAVTEYFARIIFVNASALNSNLILLNSTSNRFPNGLGNDNGLMGKYICFHNYRGSMGATFEGYKNQYFYGKKPAECVIPNFRNLKERDADFVGGYVIFSGGYRSRLDYDMPDGIGAAYKDALSEPGPWGAYMYMQGETIPKASNHVRLSNEHKDAYDMPLLITSVGYDENDDKMVQDFLREGKAMMEAAGAVEVHTHDSQQSPGLDIHEMGGVRMGKDPNTSLLNAFNQLHQCKNVFVTDGACMTSTGNQSPSILYMALTARAAQYAAAEMKKGKL from the coding sequence TTGTCTGACACCTCTCATATACACATCAACACCGGCGGGAAGGACTCGCATACCTACGATGCCATTGTAATTGGCAGCGGCATCAGCGGTGGCTGGGCTGCCAAAGAGCTGTGTGAGCAAGGCCTCCGTACACTGGTACTGGAGCGGGGCCGCAATGTAGAGCACATCAAAGATTATCCAACATACAACCTCGATCCATGGCAGTTTCCGCACCGTGGCCGCATGCCCAAAGAAGCCCTCGATAAAAACCCGCTGATTAGTAAAGCGGCAGGCTATGCAGAAGACACGGCTCATTTTTTTATTCAGGATAGCGATCATCCTTACATACAAGAAAAACCTTTTGACTGGATACGGGGCTATCAGGTAGGCGGCAAATCACTTACGTGGGGGCGAAGCTGCCAACGCTGGAGCGATTGGGATTTTACTGCCCCTGTCCGCTATGGTTATGGTATTGAATGGCCCATAGGTTACAATGATATAGCACCATGGTACAGCTATGCCGAACGTTTTATCGGTGTGTGTGGTACGGCAGAAAATATTGAGTCGATGCCCGATGGCGAATTTTTACCCGGCTATGAACTCAACTGCATTGAACAACAGTTGCGCAGGACTATAAGCAACAAATTCAAGCGGCATTATATTACTGGCAGGTGGGCACAGCTCACCGAGCCTACTGCATTGCATGTACAGCAAGGCCGCGGCCAATGCCAAAACAGAAACCTCTGCATGCGGGGCTGTCCCTTTGGCGGCTATTTCAGCAGCGTTACCTGCACCTTGCCATGGGCACAAAAAACCAATAACCTCACCATTCGGCCGCACAGTGTGGTGCATTCTATTATTTACGATGAGCAATTGCAAAAAGCCACCGGTGTAAGGGTAGTGGATGCACAAACAAAAGCAGTGACTGAATATTTTGCCCGCATCATTTTTGTAAATGCATCGGCACTCAACAGCAATCTGATTTTACTGAACTCCACATCCAATCGTTTTCCCAATGGCTTGGGCAACGATAACGGACTGATGGGCAAATACATTTGCTTTCACAATTACCGGGGAAGCATGGGCGCCACTTTTGAAGGTTATAAGAATCAGTATTTCTATGGCAAAAAGCCGGCCGAATGTGTGATTCCCAATTTCAGAAACCTGAAAGAAAGAGATGCGGATTTTGTAGGGGGCTATGTCATTTTCAGCGGTGGCTACCGGTCGCGGTTGGATTACGACATGCCGGATGGTATTGGCGCAGCTTACAAAGATGCGCTGAGTGAACCCGGCCCATGGGGTGCCTACATGTACATGCAGGGCGAAACCATTCCCAAAGCAAGCAATCACGTACGCCTGAGCAATGAGCATAAAGATGCGTACGATATGCCACTGCTCATTACATCGGTCGGTTACGATGAGAATGATGACAAGATGGTGCAGGACTTTCTGCGGGAAGGAAAAGCCATGATGGAAGCCGCCGGTGCTGTAGAAGTTCACACGCATGACAGCCAACAATCACCGGGCCTCGACATACATGAAATGGGTGGTGTACGGATGGGCAAAGACCCCAACACTTCATTGCTGAATGCTTTTAACCAATTGCATCAATGCAAGAACGTGTTTGTAACCGATGGTGCCTGCATGACAAGTACCGGCAATCAGAGTCCGAGTATTTTATACATGGCGCTTACCGCAAGAGCAGCGCAGTATGCCGCCGCCGAAATGAAAAAAGGAAAATTGTAA
- a CDS encoding DoxX family protein: protein MMKSLLSGKSWPTANVLLLLRWVYAIFLIIHGWQIFDATAMHDFTQWGMFKAYPFLPYVGKGAELLAGVLLLIGFLTRVAALLSVGTFLFITFFVGNGQFWMQDQHPFLLAMFGLLFLFTGPVKYCVDKTA from the coding sequence ATGATGAAGTCATTGTTATCAGGTAAAAGTTGGCCTACAGCAAATGTGTTGCTGTTGTTGAGATGGGTCTATGCTATTTTTCTCATCATACATGGTTGGCAAATTTTTGATGCAACTGCTATGCATGACTTTACACAGTGGGGTATGTTCAAAGCGTATCCGTTTTTACCCTACGTAGGAAAGGGTGCAGAGTTGTTGGCCGGAGTATTGTTACTCATCGGATTCCTTACCCGGGTAGCTGCTTTGCTGTCTGTTGGCACTTTTCTCTTTATCACATTTTTTGTAGGTAATGGACAGTTTTGGATGCAGGATCAGCACCCATTTTTATTGGCCATGTTTGGCCTACTTTTTTTATTTACAGGGCCCGTAAAATATTGTGTAGATAAAACTGCCTGA
- a CDS encoding family 43 glycosylhydrolase yields the protein MLCCQPWLANAQQKTYCNPINIDYGYTPIPNFSEWGRHRATADPVIVNYKGDYYLFSTNQWGYWHSPDMLNWTFHNRLFLRPWNKAYDELCAPAVGIVGDTMIVFGSTYTNNFTIWMSTNPKANEWKPLVDSFDIGGWDPSFFTDDDGRLYMYNGSSNRYPFYGVELDRKTFKPKGTRKEIYVLEAWRYGWQRFGEYMDDTFLDGFIEGSHMTKYKGKYYLQYGAPGTEMSGYADGLLMSRHPLEGFAAVE from the coding sequence ATGTTATGTTGTCAACCGTGGCTTGCAAACGCACAGCAGAAAACCTATTGCAATCCCATCAACATCGATTATGGCTACACGCCCATCCCCAACTTTAGTGAGTGGGGCCGCCACCGGGCTACCGCCGATCCGGTGATAGTGAACTACAAAGGTGATTACTATCTATTCAGCACCAACCAGTGGGGCTATTGGCACAGTCCGGATATGCTTAACTGGACCTTTCACAACCGCTTGTTTTTGCGGCCCTGGAACAAAGCCTACGATGAACTCTGCGCCCCTGCAGTTGGTATAGTGGGCGATACCATGATTGTGTTTGGCAGCACTTATACCAACAACTTTACCATCTGGATGAGTACTAACCCCAAAGCCAACGAGTGGAAACCATTGGTGGATTCATTTGATATTGGTGGTTGGGATCCTTCCTTTTTTACTGATGATGATGGTCGCCTGTACATGTACAATGGCAGCAGCAACCGCTATCCTTTTTACGGTGTAGAGTTAGACAGGAAAACATTCAAACCAAAAGGCACCCGCAAAGAAATATATGTGCTGGAAGCTTGGCGCTATGGCTGGCAACGCTTTGGCGAATACATGGACGATACCTTTTTGGATGGCTTTATCGAAGGCAGCCACATGACCAAATACAAAGGCAAATACTACTTGCAGTATGGTGCTCCCGGCACTGAAATGAGTGGCTATGCCGATGGCTTGCTCATGAGCCGGCATCCGCTCGAAGGCTTTGCAGCCGTGGAGTGA
- a CDS encoding discoidin domain-containing protein → MQPWSDPLSFKPGGYARGAGHGATFQDHWNNYWHVSTMVVNVKNNFERRLGIWPTGFDKDDVMWCNTAYGDYPTFLPAVQGPQRKGDALDYNAAFQPGWMLLNYKKPVQVSSTLGGFSANHAVDENIKTYWSAASANAGEYIISDLGAVSTVHAVQINYADQGCRQQPPGQIQCAIPSVCVVCKRGWQKVDGDSRQTQQPNRCAA, encoded by the coding sequence TTGCAGCCGTGGAGTGATCCGCTGAGTTTCAAGCCCGGTGGCTATGCCCGTGGTGCCGGTCATGGTGCTACTTTTCAAGACCATTGGAACAACTACTGGCATGTGAGCACCATGGTGGTAAACGTGAAAAATAATTTTGAAAGAAGACTCGGCATTTGGCCCACCGGTTTTGATAAGGATGATGTAATGTGGTGCAACACCGCCTATGGGGATTATCCCACTTTTTTGCCTGCCGTGCAAGGCCCGCAGCGCAAAGGAGATGCACTCGATTACAACGCCGCCTTTCAGCCCGGGTGGATGCTGCTCAACTACAAAAAGCCGGTGCAGGTGTCATCCACACTCGGCGGCTTTAGTGCTAACCATGCAGTGGACGAAAACATCAAAACCTACTGGAGTGCAGCTTCTGCCAATGCAGGAGAATACATCATCAGCGATTTGGGCGCTGTGAGTACGGTGCATGCCGTGCAAATCAACTACGCCGATCAGGGATGCAGACAGCAACCGCCTGGGCAAATACAATGCGCAATACCATCAGTATGTGTTGTATGCAAGCGTGGATGGCAAAAAGTGGACGGTGATAGCCGACAAACGCAACAACCAAACCGATGTGCCGCATGA
- a CDS encoding fibronectin type III domain-containing protein, which produces MIADKRNNQTDVPHDYVELAQPIKARYIKHENIHMPTGKYALSGLRVFGFGAGNKPAPVKQFMVLRGEKDKRGAWIRWSPSSDAYAYVIYYGTQPDKLYNSVMVHDANEYWFKAMDKEKTYYFSIEAVNENGISERLKTIQVN; this is translated from the coding sequence GTGATAGCCGACAAACGCAACAACCAAACCGATGTGCCGCATGATTATGTAGAACTGGCGCAACCCATCAAGGCCCGCTACATCAAACACGAAAACATACACATGCCCACAGGCAAGTATGCATTGAGTGGGTTGCGTGTCTTTGGATTTGGTGCAGGCAACAAACCGGCGCCGGTAAAACAGTTCATGGTATTGCGGGGCGAAAAAGACAAACGTGGTGCATGGATTCGCTGGAGCCCGTCGAGTGATGCGTATGCCTATGTGATTTACTATGGCACACAGCCCGACAAACTCTACAACAGCGTCATGGTGCACGATGCCAACGAGTATTGGTTCAAAGCCATGGACAAAGAAAAAACCTACTACTTCAGCATTGAAGCAGTCAATGAAAACGGCATCAGTGAAAGGCTTAAAACCATTCAGGTAAATTAG